In Paenibacillus sonchi, the genomic stretch CCCCACTGTAGAACCAGTTAAAATTAAAATCGCAAGTCCAACAAATCGACCAGCTGATTATAGAGCAGCCAATTTAGAAGCCGGATTAAGCAAAAATTCAAATCCACCGATCCCTGCGCTAGATGAACCGCCTAAAGGATATGTGTGGCACCATGTTGAAGATGGAGAAACAATGATCTTAATTGATGAAAGAGTCCACCAAGAGTTTACTCACAGTGGAGGAATTTCCAAAGTTAATGGCAAAAATAGCGGGAATAGATAGGAGAATGCAGTTATGACACGATTTACTGAAACAAATGGACCTCTTTCTATGGAACAAATTGAAAAATTTGAGTCAAAGCATGGAATTAGTCTCTCGGAACAGTATAAAGGTTTTTTGCAAGAATTTAACGGGGGGCGTCCGGTCCCAAAAATGTTCAAAATTTCTGATGAACAAGGACCAGATATCGTGAGACTGTTTTTTGGTATTGGGGATATGTACGGCAATTTAGATGAAAATATAAAAATTTATGAAGACAGATTGCCTATAGGATTTGTCCCAATTGGAAACGACCCTGGAGGGAATGTAATCTGTATAGGAACGGATGAAGAGTTTGCTGGTAAAATTTATTTCTGGGATCACGAGGAAGAACCAGAAGATCCTGATGACATGAGTAATGTGTACTTACTTGCAAATTCGTTTAGTGATTTTCTTGAGCAAATGTATGAAAACCCCGATGAATAGAGAGTTATACTTATACTGAAGTAGAACCTAGAAATTATTACCACAGCTATTTTAATAGGGCTGATTGTGGTCAGACGACGCCATAATCAGCCTTTTTTTCTGGTTTTCCAAACTTTCCCCCCTTTCTCAAGAATGAGCATAAAGTAGATCATGCACAAAGAGCAGATATTTATAAAAATGCAGTTCCTAATGACGGTAAGTTAGATTCAGGTAGTATAAAGAAACTAGAAACACTTATACTCGGTTGAATTTAGTGGCACAACAAAGGTTGATGGGCAAGTCAAAGACATTATTATGGCAACTAAGTAAGACGATTTTTTACTTTGGAGGGATACAAATTGAATTATGAAAATTTAAGTAGTTTAATTCAAGAGAATTCTGACGAGAGCGATTTTACAAGTGGAATTACTGCAGAAGAAGTGATAAGAATTGAATCCGCCTTAAATGTTGAATTCCCACAAAGTTACAAATGGTTCTTGGAAAACTATGGTTCGGGCGGGCTGTTTGGCGTAGATATACTCGGTTATGGTAAATCTAGTCCTTCTGTTGTTTCAAAAACAGAAAAACTTCGAAATCTTGGAATGCCGTATGGCTACATTGTCATTGAGGATTGTAAAGAGTTTTTTTATTGTCTTGATACTACTGATATTTCGAAGGGGGAGTGTTCTGTAATATCTTGGGATAGAATATCAGGGTTTAATGGAAAACGTGCCGATAATTTTTATGAGTTCTTGTTCGAAAGACTTAGTGACGCTAAAGAGAATTGGGAGGAAGACTAGCAGATTAATAACATGAAACTATTATTGGTAAAGCTACCCCGGTGCGTACACACAAGGGCGAAACAAAAAACCACCAGAAGGGATAAATTACACTGATGCAGTTCCGGATTTTTCAACTGTTTCTAAAGGAAAAGTAGAAATAGAAGGAATGTCAATTAATAGAGATGATAACTTCAGAAAAGCAGATGAATTGTTGGTAAAAGAATGGAATGTATCTTGGAAGGAAGTGAATTTGGGCACTTAGGGGGAGTTTCAGAAGTAAGTAAGCTCGAAAAAAAATTATTGGAGGGAGTGAACTAAGTGTCACAAATCGAACATCAAGTTTTTGGTCTACTGAATTATGACTATGGATGGAAAAAAAATATTGTAATAACAATGTTTGGACATGAAAAATTGTTGACACTTTCGATTGATGCTGATATTGATGCTGAGTTTGAAGATGCTCAAATAATTGCTTATAAATTTTTCTTTAGAAACATGAATGAATTATTAATGAATGCGGAGGATGAAATTTTAAAGTATTATTTAGAAGTTATTGAGGAATATAGAGAAAGACTTGGGGAAAAGTTTGCTGATAAAATGGCACCTGTCATCTCAAGTAAGGAAGAACTATCCAAGTTGATCGAGCCGAAGCGATTATTATTCCCAATGGTATTTGATGAAAGAGTTAGACAAGTTGGTTTATTACTTGAATGTACTTGGGAACCTGAGCATGGTCTTGCTGTAAAATTTGAAGATGAAAAAATAGTAGAAGTAGGGTATCAGGATATAGTTCTCTGAGGGTTCATAAAAAACGTAATAATTTTTAAAAAGAGGTCCATTGACTGAATAATCGACCATCGGAGCCGTTGGTTCGGGAGTTAAGAAGGCAGCGGGCGCGCTGGTGTAAAACCGGGAAAAAGAGGAGCTTTTCCACGCAAACCACCAACTCCAGAGGTTACTTGGCATCATGAACCTAATAGAGAAGGGATTCTACAATTAATACCGTTTGATCAGCATACAGCAAAAGGTGAAATACAATCTGTATTACATCCTAATGGAAAAGGAGGAATGGAGACTTTGGGGGGAGGAAGAAAAAGAAAAAAGTAATGAAATGTTTCTATAATTCAGCGCTCTTCTAGAAGAGTGCATTTAGGGGAGAACAAAATGGAGAAACTTATTACATTGAGAAAAATACTAAATAATATTGAACAATTCGAGTGGTCAGATGCATTATTTCTTCCAGCTGATGAAACGTGGGATTTAGATACAAAAGGTGCTATAATCGATCCAGATGATGTAGAGGATGACAGTGATGAAGTACCTGAATTTGCTAGGGAAAATAATTTAATGTACGCTTTAGACATTCAAACTGTAAAAGGAATAATTAAAAATGCTTTAGTACAAAAGGTTGAATGTACAGATGAAGATTTAATCGAGGCCTTTTTATATTATTATGATAATGACGCTTTTATAGTAACAAAATAAATAATAAATCGACTTTGGATATGATTAAGATATTATGCTTATGTGGAGTTCGACCTTGGTTGGCTATAGGCCTTCCAAGGTTTCTTTTTTGTCGGGGCTAATTAGTACAGATCCTGACCAACAACGATTATAAGTAAAACTCTATCAAAATTCCCTCCCCAGATGTAATCCCTCTTCCCAAAATAAGCTCGGTACTTCATACTAGCGGAGCAAAGCCTTGGCGGAAAAACGCCGACGGCACGAAGCTTTGTGCCAACAATGTGAAAATGGTGTTTGACCCGTTTAAATCGCATCTAATAAAATGGATGAAGAATAATGGTTGGAAGCTTTTAGCGGCCATCGCCGGGATATTGGTCGGCGTAGTCGCTGCTGAGATCATCACAAGCGTTGCAATCACTGCCGCCTTTCCGATGATTATTAATTCTATCACACCGTACCAGATAGCAGATGCGATCAAATCCGCCACCCCGTATCCGCCGCCCCGTATCCGCCGCCCCAGAACCTGTGGCATCCGCTTTTCAATGGATAGTATTCACCAACAGTTAAACAAACTGAAACCTTTAATCCCGCAATATCGTCTATGATGGGGTATATGAGCTTATGCCCATTTCCATTATCAGGCAGTAACAGGGAGGAAATCAAGCAGTGAACTCTTCATCATTACCGCAACGCTCTACGGTCCGCAAGAAGAAACCCGTGCGTAAACGCAAGAAAAAAAGCTTCTTCCGTACACTCTTCAGAGTCTTTTTATTCGGCATTTTTTTGCTTTTGGCCGCCGGGGGCTGGCTGTATTTTGCCCCGTCCGCCCAGAACACCCGTTATCTGATTGCAGATACGCTAATAACCACCCAGCACCGCTATATGGCGAAATATATTATTGGCGAAGAAGAACTGAAGGAACGTGTCACGGCATACAATCAGCGGTTTGAGCATATGGGAGACGAGAAGGACACCCACGTGATTAAAGAACCTGCAGCCGAAGAACAAAATAAACCGCTGGTTGAGGTAGAAAAGGTGTCAGGCAGCGGCTACACCGGATATGTTATGACGGTTAACGATCCGACCAAGGTCCGCCTGGGTGTGCCGAACAAGATCGGCTCAGGCGAAAAGGTGACCAGTATGGTGGCCCGCACAGGTGCAATTGCCGGCGTGAACGGCGGAGGGTTCGCCGATCCCAACTGGAAGGGCAACGGCTTCAAGCCGATTGGCCTGGTCATTTCGCAGGGCAAGCTGTTCTATAACGGCCTCGGCGGCAAAAAGTCTACACAAATTGTTGGCTTGGACAAGCAGGGGAAGATGATCGCCGGAAATTATACGCTGGATGAGCTGAGCAAGATGGGGGTACAGGAGGCAGTGACCTTTCAGCCCCGGATCATTGTCAATGGCAAAGGGCTGATCAAGAATGCCGCAGAAGGCTGGGGGATTGCGCCCCGGACCGCGATGGGGCAACGTGCCGACGGCGCACTGCTGTTCGTGGTCATTGACGGCAGACAGCCCGGATACAGCATTGGCGCGAACCTATATGATGTGCAGCAGATTATGCTGAAGCACGGAGCTGTTATTGCCGCTAACCTCGACGGCGGTTCATCTACGGTTCTGGTAAAGGACAATGAGATTGTGAACAAACCGTCCTCGCAATATGGCGAGCGCTATTTGCCCACCGCCTTCCTGGTGTTCGAGCATCCGGAACAGGCAAAGATCAGGAACATTTGGGAAGGGCTCGACCCGTCCAAGATCGATGCAGGTAAAAAGCGCAGCCAATAAGTACCCGCAGACTTTTCATACATCCGGCATGGATGGAACTATGAATCTATGCTACTATAAGCAGAAACTGAGGTGCCGTTCCTTCCGGGGAACGGTATCTGTTTTAAGCGGGAAGAGAAGGTTCAGCAACAACAGTTCTTGCAAAAGGGGGAACAGGTTTGACATTGCAGCAGCTCCGCTATGCCATTGAGATTGCGAACAGCGGCTCGATGAATGAAGCGGCCAAAAGGCTTTTTGTCTCCCAGCCAAGCCTCTCCAATGCCATCAAGGAGCTGGAGAATGAGCTGGGGATTACGATTTTTGAACGGAACAACCGGGGCATCAGCATTTCTGCCGAAGGGGTGGAATTTCTGGGGTATGCCCGGCAGATTATCGAACAGACCGAATTTATGGAGAACCGGTACACCGGGAAGAAGCGCAGCCCGATTTATTTTTCCGTGTCTACCCAGCATTATCCTTTTGTCGTGGATGCTTTTGTCAAGCTGATGAAAGAGAACAAGGTGACGGAATACAACTTCAGTCTGAGAGAGACGCAGACCTATGAGATTATCGAGGATGTGCGGACGCTCCGCAGTGATCTGGGGATTCTCTACATTAATGAGGGCAATTATAAGGTGATGAACAAGCTGTTCAGCGACGGGAACCTGAAATTCACTCCGCTCTTCAACACCAATCCGCATGTGTACGTGCGGGCAGGCCATATGCTTGCCGGCAAGGAATTGATTACGCTGGAGGATATTCTCTCATACCCTTACATTACCTTTGAACAAGGCGAGAATAACTCCCTGCATTTCTCCGAAGAGATGCTCAGCTTCACCCAGATTGAGAAAAATATCCAGGTGACAGACCGGGCCACGCTGACCCATCTGTTGCTGGGCAGTGATTCCTATACGGTAGGTACGGGAATTATGGATGCTGAGCTGAACGGTGACGGGCTGGTGACGATCCCTTTTGACAGTCCTGAAATGTTCACCGTCGGCTGGATCGCTCATAAGGACCGCAAGCCCGGCGAGATGATGTCCGCCTATATCGATATTCTGAACGACCTGGTCACCAGAAATAATTTTGACCTCAAATCTTTTTTACTCTAACCGCAGGAGGAACGTATGATTAGTCCAGTTCACGGCTCCAAACGAAATACTCCGCCCTTCCGCTACGACATTGTCGGCAGCTTCCTCCGCACAGAAGCATTAAAAGCCGCACGCAGCCTGCATCTTCAGGGTGAAATTACAGACGGGCAGCTGCATGAAATCGAGAATGCGGAGATCTCCAAGCTGCTGGAACAGGAGAAGGCGCTGGGTCTGAAGGCTGTCACAGACGGCGAGTTCCGGCGGTCCTGGTGGCATCTGGATTTTTTTCTCGGGGTTGCCGGTACGCAGAAGATCAGTCTGGATCAAGGCAGAAGCGCCAAAGAAGCGGTGCAGC encodes the following:
- a CDS encoding SMI1/KNR4 family protein, yielding MTRFTETNGPLSMEQIEKFESKHGISLSEQYKGFLQEFNGGRPVPKMFKISDEQGPDIVRLFFGIGDMYGNLDENIKIYEDRLPIGFVPIGNDPGGNVICIGTDEEFAGKIYFWDHEEEPEDPDDMSNVYLLANSFSDFLEQMYENPDE
- a CDS encoding SMI1/KNR4 family protein, with the translated sequence MNYENLSSLIQENSDESDFTSGITAEEVIRIESALNVEFPQSYKWFLENYGSGGLFGVDILGYGKSSPSVVSKTEKLRNLGMPYGYIVIEDCKEFFYCLDTTDISKGECSVISWDRISGFNGKRADNFYEFLFERLSDAKENWEED
- a CDS encoding DUF6985 domain-containing protein, which codes for MSQIEHQVFGLLNYDYGWKKNIVITMFGHEKLLTLSIDADIDAEFEDAQIIAYKFFFRNMNELLMNAEDEILKYYLEVIEEYRERLGEKFADKMAPVISSKEELSKLIEPKRLLFPMVFDERVRQVGLLLECTWEPEHGLAVKFEDEKIVEVGYQDIVL
- a CDS encoding phosphodiester glycosidase family protein, with the translated sequence MNSSSLPQRSTVRKKKPVRKRKKKSFFRTLFRVFLFGIFLLLAAGGWLYFAPSAQNTRYLIADTLITTQHRYMAKYIIGEEELKERVTAYNQRFEHMGDEKDTHVIKEPAAEEQNKPLVEVEKVSGSGYTGYVMTVNDPTKVRLGVPNKIGSGEKVTSMVARTGAIAGVNGGGFADPNWKGNGFKPIGLVISQGKLFYNGLGGKKSTQIVGLDKQGKMIAGNYTLDELSKMGVQEAVTFQPRIIVNGKGLIKNAAEGWGIAPRTAMGQRADGALLFVVIDGRQPGYSIGANLYDVQQIMLKHGAVIAANLDGGSSTVLVKDNEIVNKPSSQYGERYLPTAFLVFEHPEQAKIRNIWEGLDPSKIDAGKKRSQ
- a CDS encoding LysR family transcriptional regulator, translating into MTLQQLRYAIEIANSGSMNEAAKRLFVSQPSLSNAIKELENELGITIFERNNRGISISAEGVEFLGYARQIIEQTEFMENRYTGKKRSPIYFSVSTQHYPFVVDAFVKLMKENKVTEYNFSLRETQTYEIIEDVRTLRSDLGILYINEGNYKVMNKLFSDGNLKFTPLFNTNPHVYVRAGHMLAGKELITLEDILSYPYITFEQGENNSLHFSEEMLSFTQIEKNIQVTDRATLTHLLLGSDSYTVGTGIMDAELNGDGLVTIPFDSPEMFTVGWIAHKDRKPGEMMSAYIDILNDLVTRNNFDLKSFLL